A genomic segment from Fusarium fujikuroi IMI 58289 draft genome, chromosome FFUJ_chr04 encodes:
- a CDS encoding related to copper transport protein: MDHGGMGGSGAACKVDMLWNWNTIDACFLASSWQIKNQGMMAATCIGVILLVILVEFFRRMGKEYDALLQRGFQRQATTHSVALAAAGCTGAVVPTSQTLTYRASPLQQFIRAFIHAATFAGAYIIMLLAMYFNGYVIISIFIGAGLGKFFCDWLVVRINVEDLTAPDDKAKGIEETTVCCG, translated from the exons ATGGATCACGGAGGAATGGGCGGTAGCGGTGCTGCCTGTAAGGTCGAC ATGTTGTGGAATTGGAACACAATCGATGCGTGCTTCCTGGCCTCATCATGGCAAATCAAGAACCAGGGCATGATGGCTGCTACCTGTATTGGCGTTATCCTCCTCGTTATTCTCGTCGAGTTCTTCCGGCGTATGGGCAAGGAATACGATGCCCTTCTTCAGCGTGGCTTCCAGCGGCAAGCCACCACTCACAGTGTCGCTCTCGCCGCCGCGGGTTGCACAGGAGCTGTCGTTCCCACAAGTCAAACACTTACATATCGAGCCTCACCTCTGCAGCAATTCATCCGCGCATTCATCCACGCTGCTACTTTTGCGGGAGCCTACATCATCATGCTCTTGGCCATGTACTTCAACGGCTATGTGATCATTAGCATCTTTATTGGTGCTGGCCTCGGCAAGTTCTTTTGTGACTGGCTCGTTGTAAGGATCAATGTCGAAGATTTGACAGCCCCTGATGATAAGGCCAAGGGGATTGAGGAGACAACTGTTTGCTGCGGCTGA